Proteins from a single region of Hyla sarda isolate aHylSar1 unplaced genomic scaffold, aHylSar1.hap1 scaffold_326, whole genome shotgun sequence:
- the LOC130329912 gene encoding transmembrane protein 102-like has product MASPARPLTDLDFSSGCRIEELNKLLEELERRGSIALQGKEVIQTCVQAKDLIFSLVAQVHPLPSPNAFLLLSGGLCSGSIDVSPTDLGSTSPIICPSISYTLLVPIIRLPSPDLLVPCSPCHYLVPPSAWDPAPLLSGPHTSQVSPHDVSLWFSTALLSVEFSLSDSSLPLSLERAEPWGNSISLLLSTPSLFIRFDLVPVVEVHGWPQGVQYLDDWVAEDGLPPKVFHLFPWGPGGQWRVGFPGVELYMRRFLHPALSRVLRASTAVLEQILQKDGAPGPYIVWVTLLQACQRLPRGYLSQGHNAALCFLGLLEELSRLFLRGSCPNPFLPGCDLLLGSTHGPCLAQRISEVRAHPARYLRAVIREAKEVVKGGDKVEKEETEEKEERGSGCYPS; this is encoded by the exons ATGGCGTCTCCTGCGCGGCCGCTGACTGATCTGGATTTTTCTTCCGGGTGTCGCATTGAGGAGCTAAATAAACTTCTGGAGGAGCTGGAGAGAAGAGGGAGCATCGCTCTGCAGGGGAAGGAGGTCATCCAGACCTGTGTACAAGCAAAGGACCTCATCTTCTCCCTCGTAG CTCAGGTCCATCCATTGCcgtctcccaacgcgtttctcctCCTGTCTGGTGGCCTGTGTTCCGGTTCCATCGATGTGTCTCCCACGGACTTGGGGTCCACCTCCCCCATTATATGTCCCTCTATTTCTTACACATTATTAGTACCCATCATCCGCCTTCCATCCCCTGACCTTCTTGTACCATGCAGCCCATGTCACTACCTTGTACCCCCCTCAGCCTGGGACCCTGCACCCCTGTTGTCTGGACCCCACACTTCACAGGTCTCTCCACATGATGTGTCCCTGTGGTTCAGTACTGCCCTCCTGTCTGTGGAGTTCAGCCTATCAGATTCCTCTTTGCCCCTGTCCTTGGAACGGGCTGAGCCCTGGGGTAACAGCATCTCTCTCCTCCTGTCCACCCCTAGTTTGTTCATTCGTTTTGACCTTGTTCCTGTGGTAGAAGTCCATGGTTGGCCCCAAGGGGTCCAGTACCTGGATGATTGGGTAGCAGAGGACGGGTTGCCTCCTAAGGTTTTCCACCTTTTTCCTTGGGGTCCTGGTGGACAGTGGCGTGTTGGCTTCCCGGGTGTGGAGCTGTATATGAGAAGATTCCTGCACCCTGCCCTTTCCCGTGTTCTCAGAGCCTCTACAGCTGTCCTGGAACAGATTCTGCAGAAAGATGGGGCCCCTGGGCCCTATATTGTGTGGGTGACCCTCCTGCAGGCCTGTCAAAGATTGCCACGGGGCTACCTGAGTCAGGGGCACAATGCAGCCCTGTGCTTCTTGGGGCTCTTGGAGGAGCTGTCCCGCTTGTTTCTCAGGGGATCCTGTCCTAACCCATTCCTGCCTGGGTGTGACCTCCTCCTGGGCAGCACCCATGGGCCTTGCCTGGCACAACGTATTTCTGAGGTGAGAGCTCATCCGGCCCGATACCTGCGGGCAGTGATTAGAGAGGCCAAGGAGGTGGTGAAAGGGGGTGACAAGGTGGAgaaagaggagacagaggagaaggaggagagggGCTCAGGGTGTTACCCCAGCTAG